A stretch of Myxococcus hansupus DNA encodes these proteins:
- a CDS encoding ArnT family glycosyltransferase, whose protein sequence is MMRGRAPTRDEKYLAWALWVLAFAALWLTEAAVGYTRDESVYFIAAEHYAGWFRQLFQSPARAFTDAAIVRAWDYNHEHPVLMKALFSLSHLLFHQGLGWMRSATAFRLPAFALAAMVPALSFLLGSAMYGRVAGLFAAFAFMLVPRQYFNSEMACFDVPVAAMWLLVVYCFWRALEDTRWGLWCGVAFGLTLATKHNALFLPFVLTPFALWRAWSDSEGQPEARAWLGRFVGVFAAVAVFYGLLLLSLGGGEGFQRKFLLLSPHTLLFAGLAVGGAWVLQGVDKVSAPVTRALVPIAAMAVLGPVIFYLHWPYLWHHPVDRTAWYLAFHAKHNHYAWFYLNQLLREPPFPLAYVVVKTALTVPTSLFVPMVTGLVALVARAVLGAFEKTRAWVERPVTMTEALVCVNAVASILIISHPQVPHFGGVKHWFPSMVFLGILAGAAVARGCTALWAVLKAKWPSLPQAAVAVPVFAVLLAPALVYSVRVFPYGTAAYSELAGGLPGAATLGMQRQFWSSHVTGVLPWINANAKQGARLFLHEVHGGSFRDYQRNGMLRADLRAVGSPADADIVAYQYHQEFREHEFLTWQAFGTRTPVTGLYVDETPQVVVYVRPETR, encoded by the coding sequence ATGATGCGAGGACGCGCCCCCACGCGCGACGAGAAGTATCTGGCCTGGGCCCTGTGGGTGCTGGCCTTCGCGGCGCTGTGGCTGACGGAAGCCGCGGTGGGCTACACGCGCGACGAGAGCGTCTACTTCATCGCGGCGGAGCACTACGCGGGCTGGTTCCGGCAGCTCTTCCAGTCCCCCGCCCGGGCCTTCACCGACGCGGCCATCGTGCGCGCGTGGGACTACAACCACGAGCACCCGGTGCTGATGAAGGCGCTGTTCAGCCTGAGCCACCTGCTCTTCCACCAGGGGCTGGGGTGGATGCGCTCGGCGACGGCGTTCCGCCTGCCCGCCTTCGCCCTGGCGGCGATGGTGCCCGCGCTGAGCTTCCTGCTGGGCAGCGCCATGTACGGCCGCGTCGCCGGCCTGTTCGCCGCCTTCGCGTTCATGCTGGTGCCGCGCCAATACTTCAACTCGGAGATGGCGTGCTTCGACGTGCCCGTGGCCGCCATGTGGCTGCTGGTCGTCTACTGCTTCTGGCGCGCCCTGGAGGACACGCGCTGGGGCCTGTGGTGCGGCGTGGCCTTTGGCCTGACGCTGGCCACCAAGCACAACGCGCTGTTCCTCCCCTTCGTGCTCACGCCCTTCGCGCTGTGGCGCGCGTGGAGCGACAGCGAAGGCCAGCCCGAGGCCCGCGCCTGGCTCGGCCGCTTCGTGGGCGTGTTCGCCGCGGTGGCCGTGTTCTACGGGCTGCTGCTGCTGTCCCTGGGCGGCGGCGAGGGCTTCCAGCGCAAGTTCCTGCTGCTCAGCCCGCACACGCTGCTGTTCGCCGGGCTCGCGGTGGGCGGCGCCTGGGTGCTCCAGGGCGTGGACAAGGTGAGCGCGCCGGTGACGCGGGCGCTGGTGCCCATCGCCGCCATGGCGGTGCTGGGGCCCGTCATCTTCTACCTGCACTGGCCCTACCTCTGGCACCACCCGGTGGACCGCACCGCGTGGTACCTGGCCTTCCACGCGAAACACAACCACTACGCCTGGTTCTATCTGAACCAGCTCCTGCGCGAGCCGCCCTTCCCGCTTGCCTACGTGGTGGTGAAGACGGCGCTGACGGTGCCCACCAGCCTCTTCGTCCCCATGGTGACGGGCCTGGTGGCGCTGGTGGCCCGCGCGGTGCTGGGCGCCTTCGAGAAAACGCGCGCGTGGGTGGAGCGCCCGGTGACGATGACCGAGGCGCTGGTGTGCGTGAACGCGGTGGCCTCCATCCTCATCATCAGCCACCCGCAGGTGCCCCACTTCGGCGGCGTGAAGCACTGGTTCCCGTCCATGGTGTTCCTGGGCATCCTCGCGGGCGCCGCGGTGGCCCGGGGCTGCACGGCGCTGTGGGCGGTGCTGAAGGCGAAGTGGCCCTCACTGCCCCAGGCGGCGGTGGCCGTGCCGGTGTTCGCGGTGCTGCTGGCGCCCGCGCTGGTGTACTCGGTGCGCGTCTTCCCCTATGGGACGGCGGCGTACTCGGAGCTCGCGGGCGGATTGCCGGGCGCGGCCACGCTGGGCATGCAGCGGCAGTTCTGGTCCAGCCACGTGACGGGCGTGCTGCCGTGGATCAACGCCAACGCCAAGCAAGGCGCGCGGCTGTTCCTGCACGAGGTGCACGGCGGTTCGTTCCGGGACTACCAGCGCAACGGCATGCTGCGCGCCGACTTGCGCGCGGTGGGCAGCCCGGCCGACGCGGACATCGTCGCGTACCAGTACCACCAGGAGTTCCGTGAGCATGAGTTCCTCACGTGGCAGGCGTTCGGTACGCGCACGCCCGTGACGGGCCTCTATGTGGACGAGACGCCCCAGGTGGTCGTCTACGTGCGCCCGGAGACGCGGTAG
- a CDS encoding CarD family transcriptional regulator, giving the protein MPEGSASLQLAVGDRVVYPNQGVCRVSAIDVKEVAGQKLTFVTMRREEDGAVVMVPEGKVLAIGVRKVASAEDVEAIFAFLRSDSDKADLDWKQRARTNLDRMTQGGIMGLAEVVKGLQVLSELRPLPTKERELYDNARHLLVTEVAAALSTAEVNAEDAIDIVLFPPGRERPKRTAAEFQREDGDLDLDSDLLGLDSDLDLPSDEEPAEEEPSEEGESQEEEESSEDSAPKKRGRPPKAKAEGEEGAEPAAPKKRGRPPKPKPEASAEGAEPAAPKKRGRPPKPKPPEVEGAPPAAPKKRGRPPKVKPPEGES; this is encoded by the coding sequence ATGCCTGAAGGGTCCGCGTCACTCCAGCTCGCGGTTGGCGACCGCGTCGTCTATCCGAACCAGGGAGTCTGCCGCGTTTCCGCCATCGACGTGAAGGAAGTGGCGGGACAGAAGCTCACCTTCGTCACGATGCGCCGCGAGGAAGATGGCGCCGTCGTGATGGTGCCTGAAGGCAAGGTGCTCGCCATCGGCGTGCGCAAGGTCGCCTCGGCCGAGGACGTGGAGGCCATCTTCGCCTTCCTCCGCTCGGACAGCGACAAGGCCGACCTCGATTGGAAGCAGCGCGCCCGCACCAACCTGGACCGGATGACCCAGGGCGGCATCATGGGTCTGGCCGAGGTCGTGAAGGGCCTCCAGGTCCTGAGCGAGCTGCGCCCCCTGCCTACGAAGGAGCGCGAGCTCTACGACAACGCCCGTCACCTGTTGGTGACGGAGGTCGCCGCCGCGCTGAGCACCGCCGAGGTCAACGCCGAGGACGCCATCGACATCGTCCTCTTCCCGCCCGGCCGCGAGCGCCCCAAGCGCACCGCCGCCGAGTTCCAGCGCGAGGACGGCGACCTGGACCTGGACAGCGACCTGCTGGGCCTGGACAGCGACCTGGATTTGCCCTCCGACGAGGAGCCCGCCGAGGAGGAGCCCTCCGAGGAAGGCGAATCGCAGGAGGAGGAAGAGTCCTCCGAGGACTCCGCGCCCAAGAAGCGCGGCCGCCCGCCCAAGGCCAAGGCGGAGGGTGAAGAGGGTGCCGAGCCCGCCGCGCCCAAGAAGCGTGGCCGGCCTCCCAAGCCCAAGCCGGAGGCCTCCGCCGAGGGCGCCGAGCCCGCCGCGCCCAAGAAGCGTGGCCGGCCTCCCAAGCCCAAGCCGCCGGAGGTGGAAGGTGCACCGCCGGCCGCACCGAAGAAGCGCGGCCGGCCCCCGAAGGTGAAGCCACCTGAAGGTGAGAGCTGA
- a CDS encoding serine/threonine-protein kinase: MQQPSEGHHFGKYKLLERIATGGMAEIYRARMTAAAGVTKPVVIKKILPGYADNSAFLSMFVNEARIAAGLSHGNIAQVFDFGEVDGEYFIAMEWVDGRTLSSVMRRAREKGMYTLPQPLALLIAVEMLEGLAYAHTRLDERGRPLHIVHRDVSPQNVLLSYEGQVKLVDFGIARARLAGCSEPEEHELKGKYTYFAPEQVRGREPDARSDIFAAAVVIYEMLCGRLPFEGKMEDVLRKLALGDFPRPRDLNPGIPTALERILLNALAVEREQRYATAEAFAEALTRHLHTAAPDVSSSARAHFMGYLFEAELVGEGRPVLLPREFLAQMARWTQSTLDRRPFRDAAPPVRELSALDPEEERTPIADIELPDDLPPLEPSSAASPPAAFRPERTTLPLPVLPGTDGVPLADATPTPPTPTGPFGLPWAVAIGAPIAVALTATLAMLVTNNAGTFSVELSSSPPGAAIRVNGRQHTAHTPALLTQLSADTEHLLEVQATGMVPWSQTLRAESGTTLAVHARLLPRRPPRPRHTRRPDRRRPRRRGCPRGRRNCRCPAWPMPSACPTSPPRRCGWTQRAPTACAWRVRPRWAAPAGWRRRATSWKATRGWRRTNPSACWTARSGGCATRRGSTSSCWTRTGRTTRAPCASASANGMTTAPPPRSAWTHGPTR; encoded by the coding sequence GTGCAGCAGCCTTCCGAAGGGCACCATTTCGGGAAGTACAAGTTGCTCGAGCGCATCGCGACGGGCGGGATGGCGGAGATCTACCGCGCCCGCATGACGGCCGCGGCGGGCGTCACCAAGCCGGTGGTCATCAAGAAAATCCTCCCGGGCTACGCGGACAACAGCGCGTTCCTGTCGATGTTCGTCAACGAGGCGCGCATCGCGGCGGGACTGAGCCACGGCAACATCGCCCAGGTCTTCGACTTCGGTGAGGTGGATGGCGAGTACTTCATCGCCATGGAGTGGGTGGATGGCCGCACCCTGTCGAGCGTCATGCGGCGCGCGCGGGAGAAGGGCATGTACACCCTGCCCCAACCGCTGGCCCTGCTCATCGCCGTGGAGATGCTCGAGGGCCTGGCCTACGCGCACACGCGCCTGGACGAGCGCGGCCGGCCGCTCCACATCGTGCACCGCGACGTGAGCCCGCAGAACGTGCTGCTCAGCTACGAAGGCCAGGTGAAGTTGGTGGACTTCGGCATCGCGCGGGCCCGGCTGGCGGGCTGCTCCGAGCCCGAGGAGCACGAGCTGAAGGGCAAGTACACGTACTTCGCGCCGGAGCAGGTCCGCGGGCGAGAGCCCGACGCGCGCTCGGACATCTTCGCCGCGGCTGTCGTCATCTACGAGATGCTGTGCGGCCGTCTCCCCTTCGAAGGGAAGATGGAGGACGTGCTGCGCAAGCTCGCGCTGGGCGACTTTCCGCGCCCTCGCGACCTCAACCCGGGCATCCCCACCGCGCTGGAGCGCATCCTCCTCAACGCCCTGGCCGTGGAGCGCGAGCAGCGCTACGCCACCGCGGAGGCCTTCGCCGAGGCCCTCACCCGGCACCTCCACACGGCCGCGCCCGATGTGTCGTCCAGCGCTCGCGCCCACTTCATGGGCTACCTCTTCGAAGCGGAACTGGTGGGCGAGGGCCGCCCGGTGCTGCTCCCTCGCGAGTTCCTGGCCCAGATGGCCCGGTGGACGCAGTCGACCCTGGATCGCCGCCCCTTCCGGGATGCCGCGCCGCCCGTCCGCGAGCTGTCCGCCCTCGACCCGGAGGAAGAGCGCACCCCCATCGCGGACATCGAGCTGCCGGACGACCTGCCGCCGCTGGAGCCGTCCTCGGCCGCCAGTCCTCCCGCCGCGTTTCGCCCCGAGCGCACCACGCTGCCCCTCCCCGTGCTGCCGGGCACGGACGGGGTGCCCCTCGCCGACGCGACACCCACGCCCCCGACACCCACGGGCCCCTTCGGGCTGCCCTGGGCGGTGGCGATAGGCGCGCCCATCGCCGTGGCGCTGACGGCCACGCTCGCGATGCTGGTGACGAACAACGCGGGCACCTTCTCCGTGGAGCTGAGCTCGTCGCCGCCGGGCGCGGCCATCCGGGTGAACGGGCGGCAGCACACCGCGCATACGCCCGCGCTGCTCACGCAGCTCTCCGCGGACACGGAGCACCTGCTCGAGGTCCAGGCCACCGGCATGGTGCCCTGGAGCCAGACGCTGCGCGCCGAAAGCGGCACCACCCTGGCCGTCCACGCCCGGCTCCTGCCCCGGCGCCCCCCGCGCCCCCGGCACACCCGGAGGCCCGACCGCCGCCGCCCCAGGAGGCGCGGATGCCCGAGGGGACGGCGCAACTGCCGCTGTCCAGCGTGGCCCATGCCTTCCGCGTGCCCTACCTCTCCACCGCGCAGATGCGGCTGGACCCAGCGCGCACCTACAGCGTGCGCGTGGAGGGTGAGGCCTCGCTGGGCGGCCCCAGCCGGGTGGAGAAGGCGGGCTACTTCCTGGAAGGCGACACGCGGCTGGCGGCGAACGAATCCTTCGGCCTGCTGGACGGCGAGGAGCGGCGGGTGCGCAACGCGTCGCGGCTCCACGTCTTCCTGCTGGACGCGGACCGGACGGACAACCAGGGCACCCTGCGCGTCCGCGTCCGCGAATGGGATGACGACAGCGCCACCACCACGCTCCGCCTGGACGCACGGACCCACGCGGTGA
- a CDS encoding nuclear transport factor 2 family protein: MRHIRTLASFIPACVLALLVSVPGLAGAADTDLEAANTALVKKAFEDWKHGRGSVFDLLSERAEWVVAGSSPVSGVYRSRDEFMKQAVNPITARLSTPIVPEVRHILTQGEHVVVFWEGRATARDGSLYKNSYAWHLVLEKGRVTRVVAFLDTWRLHQLMK; the protein is encoded by the coding sequence ATGCGTCACATTCGAACCCTGGCCTCTTTCATCCCTGCCTGCGTGCTGGCGCTGCTCGTGAGCGTGCCGGGCCTCGCCGGTGCCGCCGACACGGACTTGGAGGCGGCCAACACCGCGTTGGTCAAGAAGGCCTTCGAGGATTGGAAGCACGGACGCGGTAGCGTGTTCGACTTGCTGTCCGAGCGCGCCGAATGGGTCGTGGCGGGCTCCAGTCCCGTGTCCGGCGTCTACCGCTCGCGGGATGAGTTCATGAAGCAGGCGGTGAATCCCATCACCGCGCGGCTGTCGACGCCCATCGTGCCCGAGGTCCGGCACATCCTGACGCAGGGCGAGCACGTCGTGGTGTTCTGGGAGGGGCGTGCGACGGCGCGCGATGGCAGCCTCTACAAGAACAGCTACGCCTGGCACCTCGTCCTGGAGAAGGGCCGTGTCACCCGTGTGGTCGCGTTCCTCGACACCTGGCGGCTGCATCAACTGATGAAGTGA
- a CDS encoding SRPBCC family protein produces MSNVERYLGAVVREVEHREHEGKPARVVVAMRDYDTTVDDLWDALTNPERLPRWFLPVSGDLKLGGRYQFKGNAGGTVTRCEPPKHLAATWEFGGGISWVDVILAEAPGGGTRLRLEHMAHVDSHWNDYGPGAGGVGWELALVQGLDRHLASGGAAVDSAAVEAWTMSDDGKAFITASSEGWAQADVAAGEDAAVAKARAARTTAFYTGAPPPDVKHPGT; encoded by the coding sequence ATGAGCAACGTGGAGCGTTACCTGGGGGCCGTCGTGCGGGAAGTGGAGCACCGTGAGCACGAGGGCAAGCCCGCGCGGGTCGTCGTGGCGATGCGCGACTACGACACGACGGTCGACGACTTGTGGGATGCGCTGACCAACCCCGAGCGCCTTCCGCGCTGGTTCCTGCCGGTGTCCGGCGACCTGAAGCTGGGCGGCCGTTACCAGTTCAAGGGCAACGCGGGTGGGACGGTGACCCGCTGCGAGCCGCCGAAGCACCTGGCGGCGACGTGGGAATTCGGTGGGGGCATCAGTTGGGTGGACGTCATCCTCGCCGAGGCCCCGGGCGGTGGGACGCGGCTGCGGTTGGAGCACATGGCCCACGTCGATTCCCATTGGAACGACTACGGGCCGGGCGCCGGCGGCGTCGGCTGGGAACTGGCGCTGGTGCAGGGACTGGACAGGCACCTGGCGTCCGGCGGCGCCGCCGTCGACAGTGCCGCGGTGGAGGCCTGGACGATGTCGGATGACGGGAAGGCCTTCATCACGGCCAGCAGCGAGGGCTGGGCGCAAGCGGACGTGGCAGCGGGGGAGGACGCCGCGGTGGCGAAGGCCCGCGCGGCGCGGACGACCGCGTTCTATACTGGCGCGCCGCCTCCTGACGTGAAGCATCCGGGGACCTGA
- a CDS encoding ArsR/SmtB family transcription factor, with protein sequence MHAFDVLGDPVRRRILELLIEGERPSGEVTEAIQAEFGISQPAVSQHLKVLRDSGFADVRAEGTRRVYRVDPAPLQQVDAWLEQFRVFWTPRLEALATEVARGKRARAKAEEEGGGS encoded by the coding sequence ATGCATGCCTTTGACGTCCTGGGTGATCCGGTGCGACGCCGGATTCTCGAACTTCTCATCGAGGGGGAGCGCCCCTCGGGCGAAGTCACGGAGGCCATCCAGGCCGAATTCGGCATCAGCCAGCCCGCGGTCAGCCAGCACCTGAAGGTCCTCCGGGACAGCGGCTTCGCGGACGTGCGGGCCGAGGGCACTCGCCGTGTCTATCGCGTCGACCCCGCGCCGCTGCAGCAGGTTGACGCGTGGCTGGAGCAGTTCCGCGTCTTCTGGACACCTCGGCTGGAGGCGCTCGCCACCGAGGTGGCCCGCGGCAAGCGGGCCCGCGCCAAGGCGGAAGAAGAAGGCGGCGGCTCGTAG
- a CDS encoding acyl-CoA dehydrogenase family protein, with the protein MVAASKPASPKALPPGGAFLFEEVGATRIVTPETFTEEQRLFFKTALQFSREQVLPASERIEAKDNALLRALLRQAGELGLLSVDIPESYGGTGLDKTTSLLLAEAMSLNGSWSVTFGAHTGIGTLPIVWFGNAAQKAKYLPKLATGEWVAAYALTEQGSGSDALGAKTKAVKSADGKHWVLNGSKLYITNAAFADVFIVFAKVDGDKFTGFIVEKDTPGLTVGPEEHKMGIRGSSTCPLYFEDARVPVENQLGEVGKGHKIAFNILNYGRLKLGAGVLGGMKLQLQNALQFTQERKQFGTPIVRFPLSREKLARMAALVHAVESMTYRTAGLVDARLSQGDKAAPDHEAHLLAAVEEYAIESSILKVHGSESLGSLVDDAVQLHGGAGYIEEYPVERSYRDARINRIFEGTNEINRMLIAGMLLKRAVKGDLPLFAVAGNVAEELSRGERPRARVQDALSPQEVAAESAKRLALHGLRVAAETFGTELEEHQEVLAALADVVMDAFALDSMVTRTRQAASGGALDPVRVAMTQLYALDAIPRAYDRTRRALCATLKGDALDAELKRLHVLDVFTPYDPAALRETVVAALESSGGYPLTSV; encoded by the coding sequence ATGGTCGCAGCATCCAAGCCTGCCTCGCCGAAGGCGTTGCCCCCGGGTGGGGCCTTTCTCTTCGAGGAGGTGGGCGCCACCCGCATCGTCACGCCGGAGACCTTCACGGAGGAACAGCGCCTCTTCTTCAAGACGGCCCTCCAGTTCTCCCGGGAGCAGGTCCTCCCCGCGTCCGAGCGCATCGAGGCCAAGGACAACGCGCTCCTGCGCGCGCTGCTGCGGCAGGCGGGCGAGCTGGGCCTGTTGAGCGTGGACATCCCCGAGTCCTACGGCGGCACGGGCCTGGACAAGACGACGTCGCTGTTGCTCGCGGAGGCGATGAGCCTCAACGGCTCGTGGTCGGTGACGTTCGGCGCGCACACGGGCATCGGCACGCTGCCCATCGTCTGGTTCGGCAACGCGGCGCAGAAGGCGAAGTACCTGCCGAAGCTGGCCACGGGCGAGTGGGTGGCGGCCTACGCGCTCACCGAGCAGGGCAGTGGCAGCGACGCGCTGGGCGCGAAGACGAAGGCGGTGAAGTCCGCCGACGGCAAGCACTGGGTCCTCAACGGCTCCAAGCTCTACATCACCAACGCGGCCTTCGCGGACGTGTTCATCGTCTTCGCCAAGGTGGACGGGGACAAGTTCACCGGTTTCATCGTGGAGAAGGACACGCCGGGGCTCACCGTGGGGCCGGAGGAGCACAAGATGGGCATCCGGGGCTCCTCGACGTGCCCGCTCTACTTCGAGGACGCGCGCGTCCCGGTGGAGAACCAGCTCGGCGAGGTGGGCAAGGGCCACAAAATCGCCTTCAACATCCTCAACTACGGCCGCCTCAAGCTGGGCGCGGGCGTGCTGGGCGGCATGAAGCTCCAGCTCCAGAACGCGCTTCAATTCACGCAGGAGCGCAAGCAGTTCGGAACGCCCATCGTCCGCTTCCCGCTGTCGCGCGAGAAGCTGGCCCGCATGGCGGCGCTCGTCCACGCGGTGGAGAGCATGACGTACCGCACCGCCGGGCTCGTGGACGCGCGCCTTTCGCAGGGAGACAAGGCCGCGCCGGACCACGAGGCGCACCTGCTGGCCGCGGTGGAGGAGTACGCCATCGAGTCCTCCATCCTGAAGGTGCACGGCTCGGAGTCCCTGGGCTCGCTCGTGGATGACGCCGTCCAGCTCCACGGCGGCGCGGGCTACATCGAGGAGTACCCGGTGGAGCGCTCGTACCGCGACGCGCGCATCAACCGCATCTTCGAGGGCACCAACGAAATCAACCGGATGTTGATCGCCGGCATGCTCCTCAAGCGCGCCGTGAAGGGGGACCTGCCGCTGTTCGCCGTCGCCGGCAACGTGGCGGAGGAGCTGTCCCGGGGAGAGCGGCCCCGGGCCCGCGTCCAGGACGCGCTGTCTCCCCAGGAGGTGGCCGCCGAATCCGCCAAGCGGCTGGCGCTGCACGGCCTGCGCGTGGCGGCGGAGACGTTCGGCACGGAGCTGGAGGAGCACCAGGAGGTGCTCGCGGCCCTGGCCGACGTGGTGATGGACGCCTTCGCCCTGGACTCCATGGTGACGCGCACGCGCCAGGCGGCGTCCGGCGGCGCGTTGGATCCGGTGCGTGTGGCCATGACGCAGCTCTACGCCCTGGACGCGATTCCCCGCGCCTACGACAGGACGCGCCGCGCGCTGTGCGCCACACTGAAGGGGGACGCGCTCGACGCGGAGCTGAAGCGCCTGCACGTGCTGGACGTCTTCACCCCGTACGACCCGGCCGCGCTGCGCGAGACGGTGGTGGCGGCCCTGGAGTCCTCGGGCGGCTACCCCCTGACCTCGGTGTAG
- a CDS encoding PilZ domain-containing protein has translation MNTNVRLKVAYKTPQSLVGEYTRSVGLGGVTLETRRSLPLGTRFTFELHAGGMPRPVEVLGEVVQVIPQEEARRFLLTVRYGVSEDRSALDAILQRIYSSDEQAGLRRFPRLPLYLRAIEAAPLSPAFVVRDISRGGVGLEVQAPALPRQVKVGTPFLLEMDFREGPMMLHGEVAWTSSVPRKSTGTVTPGFGATFGRLRPEMQQRLDGLLSLATLPPVPWKARVSFGMEAVARMP, from the coding sequence GTGAACACGAACGTTCGGCTGAAGGTGGCCTACAAGACGCCGCAGTCCTTGGTGGGGGAGTACACGCGCAGCGTGGGACTGGGGGGCGTCACCTTGGAGACGCGCCGCAGCCTGCCGCTGGGGACTCGCTTCACCTTTGAACTGCATGCGGGTGGCATGCCCCGTCCCGTGGAGGTCCTGGGCGAGGTCGTCCAGGTCATTCCCCAGGAGGAGGCCCGGCGCTTCCTGCTGACCGTCCGCTATGGGGTCAGCGAGGACCGCAGCGCCCTGGACGCCATCCTCCAGCGCATCTATTCCTCGGATGAACAGGCCGGGCTGCGCCGTTTCCCACGGCTGCCCCTGTACCTGCGGGCCATCGAGGCGGCGCCCCTGTCACCGGCCTTCGTCGTCCGGGACATCTCCCGGGGCGGCGTGGGGCTGGAGGTGCAGGCCCCTGCCCTGCCGCGACAGGTGAAGGTGGGCACGCCCTTCCTGCTGGAGATGGACTTCCGGGAGGGGCCCATGATGCTGCACGGCGAGGTGGCGTGGACCTCGTCGGTGCCCCGGAAGAGCACCGGGACGGTGACGCCGGGCTTCGGCGCCACCTTCGGGCGGCTGAGGCCGGAGATGCAGCAGCGGCTGGACGGCCTGTTGTCCCTGGCCACGCTGCCGCCCGTCCCGTGGAAGGCCCGCGTGAGCTTCGGCATGGAGGCCGTCGCGCGCATGCCGTGA
- the mraZ gene encoding division/cell wall cluster transcriptional repressor MraZ encodes MFRGVYEHQIDAKGRTSLPAKLRETLVGAYDERLILTTALDRCLHAYPVREWEALEASLAKRNPMEQGVKTLMRLYVASAQECPLDKLGRLLIPPSLRSYAGLEKDVVWAGMVKVIELWSREGWAKAQEEARQEATSADVMKVLAELRQA; translated from the coding sequence GTGTTCCGAGGCGTCTATGAGCACCAGATCGACGCGAAGGGGCGGACGAGCCTCCCGGCGAAGCTTCGGGAGACGCTGGTGGGCGCCTACGACGAGAGGCTCATCCTCACGACGGCGCTCGACCGGTGCCTCCACGCCTACCCGGTGCGGGAGTGGGAAGCGCTCGAGGCGTCGTTGGCCAAGCGCAACCCGATGGAGCAAGGGGTGAAGACGCTGATGCGCCTGTACGTGGCCAGCGCGCAGGAGTGCCCGTTGGACAAGTTGGGGCGCCTGCTCATCCCGCCGTCGCTCCGCTCCTATGCGGGGCTGGAGAAGGACGTGGTGTGGGCGGGGATGGTGAAGGTCATCGAGCTTTGGAGCCGCGAGGGATGGGCGAAGGCGCAGGAAGAAGCGCGCCAGGAAGCGACCTCCGCGGACGTGATGAAGGTGCTCGCCGAGCTTCGGCAGGCATGA
- a CDS encoding STAS domain-containing protein, which translates to MNQVLEVRPGLAGAAMAAGRVETLMLEGELSEQDLLELCDDLGRKLNRGTRQVVLDFGDVGHLNYRGVKPLMARTEVFRRSGGDVKLSGLSPYLAAIFRAAGAHDCFEIYPHMNDARAAFALARAPFV; encoded by the coding sequence ATGAACCAGGTTCTGGAGGTACGGCCAGGGTTGGCGGGCGCGGCGATGGCCGCCGGCCGTGTCGAGACGCTCATGCTCGAAGGTGAGTTGAGCGAGCAGGACCTGCTGGAGCTGTGCGACGACCTGGGCCGCAAGCTGAACCGCGGAACGCGCCAGGTCGTGCTCGACTTCGGCGACGTGGGCCACCTGAACTACCGCGGCGTCAAGCCGCTGATGGCCCGCACGGAGGTCTTCCGCCGCAGCGGCGGGGACGTGAAGCTGTCGGGACTGTCGCCGTACCTGGCCGCCATCTTCCGCGCGGCCGGCGCGCACGACTGTTTCGAAATCTACCCGCATATGAACGATGCCCGGGCCGCCTTCGCGCTCGCTCGGGCCCCCTTCGTCTGA
- the rsmH gene encoding 16S rRNA (cytosine(1402)-N(4))-methyltransferase RsmH, with product MGALDFQHQTVLLREAVELLRPADGKVIIDGTLGGGGHSEALLAEGASVVGVDRDPVALAAATARLGGNPRFQGRAGNFAELLRVGADLLPVDGVLVDLGVSSPQLDVAERGFSFSKDGPLDMRMGPDGPTAAELIASTDERELVRMLKDYGEEPFARPIARELKKALPTRTLEAAEVVKRAVPRKAWPNRIHVATRTFQALRMAVNGELEALDALLAAIPSLLKVGGRAAVIAFHSLEDRKVKEAFRALAGRCTCPPGLPICVCSGVGDFALVTKKAVAASEAEVEANPRSRSAHLRVVEKLR from the coding sequence GTGGGGGCTTTGGACTTCCAGCACCAGACCGTCCTCCTGCGGGAAGCAGTGGAGCTGCTCCGGCCGGCGGACGGGAAGGTCATCATCGACGGGACGCTCGGGGGTGGCGGCCACTCGGAGGCGTTGCTCGCCGAAGGTGCGTCCGTCGTGGGCGTGGACCGGGATCCGGTGGCGCTGGCCGCGGCCACCGCGCGGCTGGGCGGCAACCCGCGCTTCCAGGGCCGTGCGGGGAACTTCGCGGAGCTGCTCCGCGTCGGCGCGGACCTGCTGCCGGTGGATGGCGTGCTGGTGGACCTGGGCGTGTCGTCGCCCCAATTGGACGTGGCCGAGCGCGGCTTCTCCTTCTCCAAGGACGGCCCGCTGGACATGCGCATGGGCCCGGACGGCCCCACGGCCGCGGAGCTGATCGCCTCCACGGATGAGCGCGAGCTGGTCCGCATGCTCAAGGACTACGGTGAAGAGCCCTTCGCCCGGCCCATTGCCCGCGAGCTGAAGAAGGCGCTGCCCACGCGCACGCTGGAGGCCGCGGAGGTGGTGAAGCGGGCGGTGCCGCGCAAGGCGTGGCCCAACCGCATCCACGTGGCCACCCGGACCTTCCAGGCGCTGCGCATGGCCGTCAACGGTGAGCTGGAAGCGCTGGACGCGCTGCTGGCCGCCATCCCCAGCCTGCTCAAGGTGGGGGGGCGCGCGGCCGTCATCGCCTTCCACTCCCTGGAGGACCGGAAGGTGAAGGAGGCGTTCCGCGCGCTCGCGGGGCGCTGCACCTGTCCGCCGGGGCTGCCCATCTGCGTGTGCAGTGGCGTGGGTGATTTCGCGCTGGTGACGAAGAAGGCCGTGGCCGCCTCCGAGGCGGAGGTCGAGGCCAATCCCCGTTCTCGCAGCGCGCATCTGCGCGTGGTGGAGAAACTCCGATGA